The Loxodonta africana isolate mLoxAfr1 chromosome 1, mLoxAfr1.hap2, whole genome shotgun sequence genomic sequence GCCGGCGGCCGCGGCAGCCGCAGCGGTGGCGGGCCGTGCGCGCCGGTGCACGTCCCTCATTAGTACCCAGGCACATTCCTGCCTCCAGCGCTCCCGCGCGCCCCCTCCCCCCAGGACATTACGCAAAGCAGCCTCCCCTCATCTGCATAGCGCCTCAGCCAGGGTATTCCCCACATTGCCCAACGCGCTGCCCCTCCGATCCTCACCCCTAGGAAGGGGCTGGGGGCGCGCGCCCGGCGGGGATGAAGCGCGGCGGCGGAGATTCCAGTGTAAAGTGAAACAAGCTAATAATGCTCGGGAGGGCAGGAAAAACAGCACCAAGGCCACTTACCGAGCCGAGGAGGAACCTAGATTCCCGCCGCTCTGCTCCCAAATGGTTCACCCCGCACGCACCCCAAGGCTGCACCCAGCATCCCAGAGTAAAGACGTGGAGGAATATTGCTAACGAGCCCGGAGACCCTCCAAGTTGCTCCCCGCTCCTGGGAGCGTCAACGTCCAAGATACAACTTGGCAAATACTTGTGCCACAGTCACCGAGGATGTTTTTTGGAGACCCTCCTCTGGGCTAGAGACAGCGCTAGCCGGCGCCCGCTCTCCGCCTCTCCACCCCCTCACCTCCAACCCACCTCCCGCCGGCCGCCCTCCTCAGGGCCGCGCGACCCTCGGGTGGCTGTCAGCTCCCGGTCGCCGCCGGGTGACAGGGACGGGAGGAGGGCGCGACGCAGCGGGCAGAGCCCGAGCGGGCGAGGGGGATCCTCGCAGCCGCGGCGGCCGCTCACCTGGAAAGTCACcgttgaggaggaggaggacgaaaaagaggagggagaggaggagggagaggaaacCCCCCTGGTGCCCTTGTTCTCGCTGCCGCGGCGGCCGCTCCTCGCCCAGGCTGAGCGTGTCTGGTGGGGGGTGTCTGGTAGCATTTCCTTaaggacagagggagggagggcgggcggggagggagggaagcgATCCCGACCGCCAGCCCAGGCTCctctttcctttatttatttttctgacacTGTACGGAGAGGGACCCAGGGCAGGGGCTGCCGGCTCGGGAGGGCGCCGCGAGGCCCGAGCCGCAGTTGGCTGCGTGCGGAGCCGCAGCGGCCGCTCCCCGCCCGGCTGTGGACGCCGGGGTTATTCCTGGCAGCGCCTCCCTGAACAGAAGTTACTAGGGGGAGGGGAGgcgagggaggaggaagagggagcGACTCAGCCAGCGACGTCATCGGATCCCCCAGCGCGTCCCAGGGAGGGAGGCTGAACCAGAAAAACCAGTCTGGAGCCGGCGAGCAAGCGAGGGATGTGCTGCGCGCTGGGCTACGGGGGAGGGAGGCGGTCGCGAGGGCTGGGCCCGGCGGGGAGATCGCGGCCGCGCTCCGCTCGCTGCAAACCGGGAACTCCCTGGAGAGCCGGTCTCTGCTTGTCAAGCAAAACTTGGGCGTCTCCAGGAGCCTGAGAATTTCCTTTAAGGATGTGGAAACCtcctttcctccccctccccccattttCCCCATTTCCCACCCAGTCTTCCCTGCTTTCCTGGCAAATGGAATTATATGACAGTCAGGATTGTCATTATGATTTTGGCCGTGTACTCCTGGTCCCTTTTCTCCCCCCTCGCCCCCGCCTCTACTCACGATCAGGTTATCAGTCAATAAAAACAACATCAGACCGTAGCACCTGGCTGCGCTGCAGGAGCCTTGCAGAGTGTTTACTAGCACTTTCCAGCAGGGCGAGCGGAAGCGCGAACTTTCCACGCGCTCGAAATGCCCCAGTTGCCTTCCCTGGGATCCCTCGCCGGCCCCCAGGGCGCACCCAGCCGAGGCAGCGCGGCCCGCCCTCGCCGGGTATTCAAATAGTTTGAGCAGCAGTGCGGGGAGCAGCTGCCGGTTTCCTGGTGGGCCGCGCTGGGATTTGGGTGCGGGCGGCGCAAGACAAGCCGCGACCCCCAGCCTGCGTGCGTCCCTCTCCTCGGAAGGGACAGGAGGCAAAGCATACTCAGGCCAGGGAGAGCGGGGCCGGGGGGCGGGGGAATCCCAGGCGAGTGGCAGCCGGGGCTCTTGGCTTCCTCCCCGGCCCGGAGATACCCGGGGGACACCGGGGCTCCCTTCGGCCGTTACACGGCATGTGTGGACTCTTGCACCCTTGGGGGAGGCTCTAGAGGAGGCTGCAGCAGCCGAGAGCGGCTGGCGGTTGTCGGACCGGTGCCCGGAGCGCCTCCTCGGGGTGGTCCCCGGCCTGGCCCGGACTGCAagccgcccccccgcccccgcccgggcGCCCAAGCCGCCTCCCAGAGCCAACCGAGGCGAGCGCCCGGGGCGCCGCGGGCCGAAGCCGCTTTCTCCACCCCGGCGCTGCCGCCGCCCTGCTTCGGGCGGAGTAAACAAGAGACGCGCAAGATTTGACCTGGCGCGACCCGGCTTTCTGGCCGGGGTTCCCCCTGAGCAGGTGACTCCGTGGGAGGGGTGGAAATTAGTCTCTGGAATTCCGGGCCAAAGACATTAACTGTGGCTCTGCTTTTAAGGCAGGTATTTCACCAACAACTGCGGAATGTTTCGCGTCTCGAGTTTCAGATTTCGCGGAAAGGGACCGACTGACAAGACATGTAAaatcttcccttcccttttcattaaaaatgaatatattaaaaGGGAGGGCAGCCCCTTTAATGACTGCGAGAAAGCGCTGctggtttcatttttgtttttcgtTTTGACCTATAATCAGTGTATTTTGGCGGTCCCCGTGCAATGGCGACACCGTCATGAAGGGCGTCTCTGCAGAATTAAGCggtgatacattttttttttaatcgacattttttgaaaaggagaaaaatctaaACAGTTTGGAATAAGTTTCACTAACCTCTTCTTCTAGGTTGATCTATTTTAAATTCAAGGCCTACTTCCACTTAAGCAGCTTCTGCTTTCATTGTATACAGGTTCtttaatattcatccttttttTGACTTAACTTGAGCCACTTAATACAAACTCCCCAATCGTCATTTTCTCTTAAATTGATGCAGTTGCATTTTTAAACCACACATTTAAAACGCAAAATGTgatttttccaaatgttttttttctctttgaaaccCACCTGCTACATACTCCGAGAGCCCATTTTGTTTAATTGCTTAATAGAGAAGATGaagcagttttgttttttttttaagagtccaGTTTCCCTTCAACACACACAACAACAGCTGCTCAAACtcccagagagaggaaggaaagcagTAGGCAGTGTTTTGCTTCCCTGGAATAAATGTTAGTTGAAATCTTAAATCCCTCTTTAAAAGACTAGATGAAGTGGGTATAATGTCAATGTTAAGATACTCAGGTAATTGGAcagttaaaattattttctttttttgatctgcaaatacaaaaaaaaaaaaacacatcaattTTGGCCTTGAAGTTCTAACATAAGATTTCTAACTGTCCCCCAAGATTATCTGATCCCATCACCAGAGAGGGCCCTTGAAGACAAGCATGAGTCAAACTTTGACACTTTTTACATTGTTACTTGTTTCAAAATTACAAAGATCCAAAGGAAACACCAGAATTGGGTtgaaacagaataaaaattttgTAGGTATGTATAAACTAGGAGACATCCCCCCACTGGGAAGAATTACTATCTTTAAGTAAATACATTCCAGCCACCAGCTTCTAATGCTGCCTGTTTGCATGCAATTGCTCATGTGAGCGGCCACTACAGCTCCAGAGCAAACCAACACCTACCATTCCAGAGCATGGCCTACATGGGGTTCCTGACCGAAAGCAGTATTTGTTTCTGTGTATCTTCCTAGAGTCAGTCCTACTGGCCTAAGTGCTTTGGAGCCTCTCAAAAGAGCCTGAGGCCTCCTTCCCTCCGAGTGAATTTCCCTTGAAATCCATATCTTATATCTATATCCAATTGTGCCACCCAAAGTTGTGAATATCTGTCCATTTCCTTACCTGTGAGCACAGTGTAGTAACAGAAAAACTCCTCTGCCTAGAAAACTTGAGAAACCACAATTGGCATTGGTGAGAAACTGCAATCACCCCTAACATGCTCTATGAGAAGTGAGGGTGGGTGGGGCACAGTTGATCTAATTAAACACTTCTCAGTTTTAAAGGGAAGGAAAGTTTGGTAATCTGCCTTATAAGGCCTTAAGAAAGCAAAAGAATTAATGTCTGTATGGCATTTTATACCAGAATCACTTTCTTTCAAAAactattgagtgcctactatgtactgaaagtccctaggtggtgcaaatggcttgctcgcatctgctaacctaaatgttggagttcaaacccacccagtggaacctaggaaaaaaggcctggcgatctgcttctatgaagagtacagccaagaaagccccaagaagcagttctactctctaacacacaggtctccatgagttggactctgctcaacagcaatgagcattttgtttatttgttgtttttgtttgtttgtttttacattggagcagttctactctgacctataatgtcaccaggagttggaatcgattccatgacaatgggtttggtttgggggagggaaggttgctatgagttggaatcaactcgatggcaacaggttcaacAGGTTTTGGAAGGTATTCAGAATACACCAGTGAACAAATCCGAGATTCCTGCGCTTTCTCGGGAAGCTTGTATTCTAGTGGCAGGGGGTAAAGGAAGAACAAAATGGACAGTCAACAAAAAATATACTGAACTTTGGAAAATACGAGGTattacaaaaacccaaaccaaacccattgctgttgagtcaattccaactcatagcaaccctatgggacagagtagaactgcctcatagggtttcctaggagtggctagtggactgaaactgctaaccttttggttagccgacGAGTTCTTAAtcgctgcaccactagggctccacagtgtattatagatggggaaaaaaataaagcagaggaAGGTATATGGAAGGAGGGGTATGTGTATTGCTGTATTAAGTAGGGAGGTCAGAGTAAGTCTTGTTGAGAAGGTAAGATTTTTGccaaaactagaaagaaaggatTTAGCTGTAGAAATATTGGGGGAAGAGGGGAAGGAAAGCTTTTCAGGCAGAGAGAACAACTGAGATTGGAGTAATCTTTGCTTCAAGACCAGAACAGGCCTGGCGTGTTTGTAGAACCTCAAGGAGAACAGTGTGGCTGGTACAGAGGGAGAGTAAGACAGCCTGTGTGGATGGAGCAGCCTCCCTGGCCACAATAACAACTTTTCTTACCCAGAGAAATCGCAATAAAGGAACAGATTTGGGGCCTTCGCCACCTAGTTCCAATGAATCCAAATCTTTGTGGGCCCGAGAATCTGCGTTTTAAACAGAAAATGTAGTTAATTCTTAAGCATTCTAAAGCTTGAGACCTACTACCACAGAGTATGGAGCTGGATATACCCAGGCAGGAGAACTGGGTACCAGGAGACATTGTATATAAAGCTTCGTGGTGGTGGTTAGAACCAGGCACATCCCTATTACTAATCAGACCCTATAGGACTCTTCCAGTGCAAGTTAAAAAACCAGCTCAAACTAACTTAACAAAAAAGGGGGAATTCATTGCCTTATATAAATAGAAATCAAAGTCTAATTTCCAGCTGAATGAAATTCTGGGGCTCGAATGATATGACCTGGTTCTTTCTCTATCTCTCAGCTGTACTTACCTCTTTATCTTTGCTCCTCAGAGGGATACTGTAGGGTGGTGGCCACAGTCCCAGGGTATCATTTTCCCACTTAGCAACCCCAGTGAGAAAAGACCTTCTTCCCAGATAGCTCGGGCAGCCTTAGTCATGTTTCTGTGCTGGAGCCGGTCACTTGGCTTGGGTGGTGAGGTGATATGCTTGGTCATACCTAGACCTGGGGAGAGTAGTCCTCATGGAAAAGGGAGTTAGGAGTTGTACAgatgggggggcgggggtggtggGGAGGAAAGGTGTCCACTATATCTCTGAAGCCTTTTGGCCTTGgttctctattttttaaattagagaGTTGGTCAAGATGATGCATCTGCTTCTTTCTGGCTCTGAATTCTATAGGTATCTCTGTAGTAAATCCTTCTGCAAAA encodes the following:
- the LOC135232453 gene encoding uncharacterized protein LOC135232453 encodes the protein MLFLLTDNLIVSRGGGEGGEKGPGVHGQNHNDNPDCHIIPFARKAGKTGWEMGKMGGGGGKEVSTSLKEILRLLETPKFCLTSRDRLSREFPVCSERSAAAISPPGPALATASLPRSPARSTSLACSPAPDWFFWFSLPPWDALGDPMTSLAESLPLPPPSPPLPLVTSVQGGAARNNPGVHSRAGSGRCGSARSQLRLGPRGALPSRQPLPWVPLRTVSEK